A section of the Oncorhynchus gorbuscha isolate QuinsamMale2020 ecotype Even-year linkage group LG06, OgorEven_v1.0, whole genome shotgun sequence genome encodes:
- the LOC124036980 gene encoding inner centromere protein A-like produces the protein MSAKRIVFCRTRKSVMVATMSSVLSSTRNLLQMFDVKLQAFANEIENDHMVWLCEIQHEANRIFSSDFSAEPELMPKTPSQKKRNCRKRLSVGQNENRNKRRFSKGKRSNLRRSSVSTSLNLIAEDEGGSPVTREELVKTSRAHRTKQTTQPEVASPVRSTHKGAAQTSSFQLEEAHQRVCRSIRQILEENMEEEAESKRGESSSDSFQPPCFPPRRPPTPSPSSPKPHN, from the exons ATGTCAGCGAAACGGATTGTTTTTTGTCGAACCCGGAAGAGTGTTATG GTAGCGACTATGAGCTCTGTACTGTCCTCAACACGCAACCTGCTGCAGATGTTCGATGTGAAGCTACAAGCGTTTGCCAATGAAATTGAAAATGACCACATGGTGTGGCTGTGCGAGATCCAGCACGAAGCCAACCGCATATTCTCAAG TGACTTTAGTGCAGAACCGGAATTGATGCCAAAGACTCCATCACAGAAGAAGCGCAACTGTAGGAAACGTCTATCTGTGGGTCAGAATGAAAATCGCAACAAGAGACG CTTCTCCAAGGGCAAACGCAGCAACCTGCGTCGCTCCTCCGTGTCCACCTCCCTGAACCTGATAGCAGAGGATGAGGGAGGGTCCCCAGTCACAAGGGAAGAGCTGGTCAAAACCTCACGCGCTCACAGAACCAAACAGACCACCCAGCCTGAGGTGGCATCACCTGTACGCAGCACCCACAAAGGAGCTGCTCAGACCTCCTCCTTCCAGCTGGAGGAGGCACACCAGCGGGTGTGTCGCTCCATCCGCCAGATCCTGGAGGAGAATATGGAGGAGGAGGCTGAGAGTAAGAGGGGGGAGTCCAGCTCAGACTCCTTCCAGCCCCCATGTTTCCCACCCCGTCGCCCCCCCACcccgtctccctcctccccaaagCCACATAACTAa
- the LOC124037373 gene encoding trichohyalin-like yields MTLENEEKKRHQELQAKRRAEEEQERTLKMAEARLAMEEEQERTHKMAEARLAMEEEQERTRKMAEARLAMEKEQERTHKMAEARLAMEEEQERTRKMAEARLAMEEEQERTRKMAEARLAMEKEQERTRKMAEARLAMEEEQERTRKMAEARLAMEEEQERTRKMAEARLAMEEEQERTQRTHKMAEARLAMEEEQERTRKMAEARLAMEEEQERTRKMAEARLAMEEEQERTRKMAEARLAMEEEQERTRKMAEARLAMEEEQERTRKMAEARLAMEEEQERTRKMAEARLAMEEEQERTHKMAEARLAMEEEQERTHKMAEARLAMEEEQERTRKMAEARLAMEEEQERERRDAAERDRVKREQTFALQREVDRAEREGKELSEKGEQEERRGGGGWLDVL; encoded by the exons ATGACACTGGAAAAt GAGGAGAAGAAGCGTCACCAGGAGCTGCAGGCTAAGAGGAGAGcagaagaggagcaggagaggactCTCAAGATGGCTGAGGCCCGACTAGCAAtggaggaagaacaggagaggactcaCAAGATGGCTGAGGCCCGACTAGCAAtggaggaagaacaggagaggactcGCAAGATGGCTGAGGCCCGACTAGCAATGGAgaaagaacaggagaggactcaCAAGATGGCTGAGGCCCGACTAGCAAtggaggaagaacaggagaggactcGCAAGATGGCTGAGGCCCGACTAGCAAtggaggaagaacaggagaggactcGCAAGATGGCTGAGGCCCGACTAGCAATGGAgaaagaacaggagaggactcGCAAGATGGCTGAGGCCCGACTAGCAAtggaggaagaacaggagaggactcGCAAGATGGCTGAGGCCCGACTAGCAAtggaggaagaacaggagaggactcGCAAGATGGCTGAGGCCCGACTAGCAAtggaggaagaacaggagaggactc agaggactcACAAGATGGCTGAGGCCCGACTAGCAAtggaggaagaacaggagaggactcGCAAGATGGCTGAGGCCCGACTAGCAAtggaggaagaacaggagaggactcGCAAGATGGCTGAGGCCCGACTAGCAAtggaggaagaacaggagaggactcGCAAGATGGCTGAGGCCCGACTAGCAAtggaggaagaacaggagaggactcGCAAGATGGCTGAGGCCCGACTAGCAAtggaggaagaacaggagaggactcGCAAGATGGCTGAGGCCCGACTAGCAAtggaggaagaacaggagaggactcGCAAGATGGCTGAGGCCCGACTAGCAAtggaggaagaacaggagaggactcaCAAGATGGCTGAGGCCCGACTAGCAAtggaggaagaacaggagaggactcaCAAGATGGCTGAGGCCCGACTAGCAAtggaggaagaacaggagaggactcGCAAGATGGCTGAGGCCCGACTAGCAAtggaggaagaacaggagagagagagacgagatgcTGCTGAAAG GGATCGAGTAAAGAGGGAACAAACCTTTGCTCTTCAGAGAGAAGTggacagagctgagagagaggggaaagagttGAGTGAGAagggggagcaggaggagaggagaggaggaggagg ttggctggatgtcctttga